In the Salinirubrum litoreum genome, one interval contains:
- a CDS encoding dihydrofolate reductase: MTGDHESSAGDDADPGDDEIEIALIAAVAANGVVGADGSIPWHYSADLRHFKETTTGHPVILGRKTYENVVAGLGEPFPDRLSVVLTETLSDLPEGAVAVGSVEEALSVAREAAREMGVETIYVAGGSAVYEAFLPLAGRLVLTELHGEYEGDRYFPEVRWDDWRETSRETGEDFDFVEYRRVS, encoded by the coding sequence ATGACCGGCGATCACGAGTCGTCGGCCGGAGACGACGCAGATCCGGGCGACGACGAGATCGAGATCGCCCTGATCGCGGCGGTCGCGGCGAACGGCGTCGTCGGCGCGGACGGGTCGATCCCGTGGCACTACAGCGCCGACCTCCGGCACTTCAAAGAGACGACGACCGGGCACCCGGTGATCCTCGGGCGGAAGACCTACGAGAACGTCGTCGCCGGCCTCGGTGAACCGTTCCCGGATCGCCTGAGCGTCGTCCTTACCGAGACGCTGTCGGACTTGCCCGAGGGTGCCGTCGCGGTCGGCTCTGTCGAGGAAGCACTGTCCGTCGCCCGCGAGGCGGCCCGCGAGATGGGCGTCGAGACGATCTACGTCGCCGGCGGTTCGGCGGTGTACGAGGCGTTCCTGCCGCTCGCAGGTCGACTCGTGTTGACAGAACTTCACGGCGAGTACGAGGGCGACCGATACTTCCCCGAAGTCCGGTGGGACGACTGGCGAGAGACGTCACGCGAGACGGGCGAAGACTTCGACTTCGTCGAGTACCGACGCGTCTCCTGA
- a CDS encoding mechanosensitive ion channel family protein produces MLPAGLVAVVAVLSSVARPLAAALGRHDWFGQTDGTTTGTPDGGGTTGTPTPTPGGNTTAPNGTGGGGGTTDAGEAVVGALPPELQAVVEALAAIPGSQVVAALIIVFTGAYLSKFLVRLLARPVARRFQRQSVAQTVLRGVRVGTVIFAAFVAADVLDLGIGNVVLSVTVFSAVLGIVLAPIVGSVLNGLFVLADQPYEIGDMVEFVDTGQRGFVEDITLRYTKVFTLDNTFLVLPNASIRERDVLNYSAEDERTRLRLSVIVTYESDIPEARRIIERSAANVDDVIEGGPDIRIGSARYPAKPTAYLDTFGDHGIMITLRYWAKRPYKLLTVRSKVQTEVWEALEDADVEIAYPHQHLVFDETSGEAQVGVRHRDGEGGGDVLGGSPPRER; encoded by the coding sequence ATGCTTCCCGCCGGGCTTGTCGCAGTCGTCGCCGTGCTGTCGTCGGTCGCCCGACCGCTCGCCGCGGCGCTGGGACGCCACGACTGGTTCGGCCAGACCGACGGGACGACGACCGGGACACCCGACGGCGGGGGGACGACCGGGACGCCGACGCCGACGCCCGGCGGCAACACCACCGCACCCAACGGGACCGGCGGCGGGGGCGGCACCACCGACGCGGGTGAGGCAGTCGTCGGGGCACTCCCGCCGGAACTCCAGGCAGTCGTCGAGGCACTCGCGGCGATCCCCGGCAGTCAGGTCGTCGCGGCTCTGATCATCGTCTTCACGGGGGCGTACCTCTCGAAGTTCCTCGTCCGTCTGCTCGCCCGCCCGGTCGCTCGGCGGTTCCAGCGCCAGTCGGTCGCACAGACCGTCCTCCGGGGGGTCCGGGTCGGGACCGTCATCTTCGCCGCGTTCGTCGCCGCCGACGTCCTCGATCTGGGGATCGGCAACGTCGTTCTCTCGGTGACGGTGTTCTCGGCGGTGCTGGGGATCGTCCTCGCACCCATCGTCGGGAGTGTTCTCAACGGCCTGTTCGTGCTCGCCGACCAACCCTACGAGATCGGCGACATGGTGGAGTTCGTCGACACCGGCCAGCGCGGCTTCGTCGAGGACATCACGCTCCGGTACACGAAGGTCTTCACGCTGGACAACACGTTTCTCGTCCTGCCGAACGCCTCGATCCGGGAACGCGACGTGTTGAACTACTCGGCCGAGGACGAACGCACTCGGCTCCGCCTCTCGGTGATCGTCACCTACGAGTCGGACATCCCGGAAGCCCGCCGGATCATCGAGCGGTCGGCCGCGAACGTCGACGACGTCATCGAGGGTGGGCCGGACATCCGGATCGGGAGCGCACGCTACCCCGCGAAGCCGACCGCCTACCTCGACACCTTCGGCGACCACGGGATCATGATCACCCTCCGCTACTGGGCGAAACGCCCCTACAAACTCCTGACCGTCAGATCGAAGGTCCAGACAGAGGTGTGGGAGGCGCTCGAAGACGCGGACGTCGAGATCGCCTACCCGCACCAGCACCTGGTCTTCGACGAGACCAGCGGCGAGGCACAGGTCGGTGTCCGGCACCGTGACGGCGAGGGCGGCGGCGACGTGCTGGGTGGCTCACCTCCCCGAGAACGGTGA
- a CDS encoding DUF5827 family protein, with protein MPTPKDEFADLYPCDFYTPEELLEADQMYTVYEIARLLQQLDPDAELDEETEAVLLDWAIPWIMTNSDDLVVAEPRDDDEPGYYGRAE; from the coding sequence ATGCCGACGCCGAAAGACGAGTTCGCGGACCTCTACCCGTGTGACTTCTACACGCCGGAAGAACTGCTCGAAGCCGACCAGATGTACACCGTCTACGAGATCGCGCGACTCCTCCAGCAACTCGATCCGGACGCCGAGTTGGACGAGGAGACCGAGGCGGTCCTGCTGGACTGGGCCATCCCGTGGATCATGACGAACTCGGACGACCTCGTCGTCGCCGAACCCCGTGACGACGACGAACCGGGCTACTACGGCCGCGCCGAATGA
- a CDS encoding DUF7522 family protein has protein sequence MSDAPDRLVTTFEDYGGESLRDVWLFDQWTHQQLYTRDDVASALEALDVDGFVDNERYGYVTRDTYEALYYAEYAYTVRGFDTFEQFRTFLADEEDRVGVLASFDRRDGGYDWGALHESVLAVAEDYPVAEFVPAEDET, from the coding sequence ATGAGCGACGCGCCGGACCGCCTCGTCACTACCTTCGAAGATTACGGAGGCGAGTCCCTGCGGGACGTGTGGCTGTTCGACCAGTGGACACACCAGCAGTTGTACACTCGCGACGACGTGGCCTCCGCGCTCGAAGCGCTGGACGTGGACGGCTTCGTCGACAACGAACGGTACGGCTACGTCACCCGCGACACCTACGAGGCGCTGTACTACGCGGAGTACGCCTACACGGTTCGTGGCTTCGACACCTTCGAACAGTTCAGAACCTTCCTCGCCGACGAGGAGGACCGTGTCGGCGTCCTCGCGTCGTTCGACCGCCGGGACGGCGGCTACGACTGGGGGGCACTCCACGAGTCGGTATTGGCAGTCGCGGAGGACTACCCGGTCGCCGAGTTCGTCCCGGCCGAAGACGAGACGTAG
- a CDS encoding DJ-1/PfpI family protein: MTTQIDIVLYEGFDELDAIGPFEVFGAAAAYGADLSTRLVTLDPTETVTASHGLRVEPDGVLADAADSEADLPNLLVIPGGGWNSRSEAGAWAEAQKGAVPAAADAYHEAGVTVASVCTGGMLLAEAGLTDGRHATTHDGALDDLRASGADVVDARVVDDGDILTAGGVTSGLDLALYIVEREASREVADRVAKELEYERRYDVFRAE; the protein is encoded by the coding sequence ATGACCACCCAGATCGACATCGTGCTGTACGAGGGGTTCGACGAACTCGACGCGATCGGTCCCTTCGAGGTGTTCGGCGCGGCAGCAGCCTACGGCGCGGACCTCTCGACCCGACTCGTCACGCTCGACCCGACCGAGACCGTCACCGCGAGCCACGGCCTGCGCGTGGAACCCGACGGCGTACTGGCCGACGCGGCCGACAGCGAAGCCGACCTGCCGAACCTCCTCGTGATCCCCGGCGGCGGTTGGAACAGCCGGAGTGAGGCCGGCGCGTGGGCGGAGGCGCAGAAGGGCGCGGTTCCGGCGGCGGCGGACGCCTACCACGAGGCGGGCGTCACGGTCGCGTCGGTTTGTACCGGCGGGATGCTGCTGGCAGAGGCCGGCCTGACCGACGGCAGACACGCGACGACCCACGACGGGGCACTGGACGACCTGCGCGCCAGCGGCGCGGACGTAGTGGACGCCCGCGTCGTGGACGACGGAGACATCCTCACCGCCGGCGGCGTCACCTCCGGACTCGATCTCGCCCTCTACATAGTCGAGCGGGAGGCGTCACGCGAGGTCGCAGATCGGGTCGCGAAGGAGTTGGAGTACGAGCGACGATACGACGTGTTCAGAGCCGAGTGA
- the thyA gene encoding thymidylate synthase has translation MRQYLDLVEGVLSEGQYKPNRTGVDTVSGFGRHYTVDLQEGFPLLTTKDLSGYRWNSLIHELLWYLSGEEHIRTLREETAIWDAWADDEGRLDTAYGRFWRRYPIPEDEDRLPGESWPDDAHRWTNEDGTFDQIAYVLDSLRENPQSRRIVVNAWHPANAAVSTLPPCHYSFVFNVQGDHLNVHLTQRSGDIALGVPFNIACYSLLCEAIAQRTGFEPGEFSHTVVDAHVYCGEGDRGAWYGDNLDALQSRLADAETGEDYLAVRDWLTETAPPEERDHYDHVPGLLEQLSREPRERPEIDISDLPLDELTFDDFQLRDYDPAPGIEFAVAE, from the coding sequence ATGCGCCAGTATCTCGATCTCGTGGAGGGAGTGTTGTCGGAGGGGCAGTACAAACCGAACCGGACCGGGGTGGACACCGTCTCCGGGTTCGGGAGACACTACACGGTCGATCTGCAGGAGGGCTTCCCCCTGTTGACGACCAAGGACCTGTCTGGCTATCGCTGGAACTCGCTGATCCACGAACTGCTGTGGTACCTCTCGGGCGAAGAACACATCCGCACCCTGCGCGAGGAGACCGCCATCTGGGACGCATGGGCCGACGACGAGGGCCGACTCGACACGGCCTACGGTCGGTTCTGGCGACGCTACCCGATCCCGGAGGACGAGGACCGGCTACCGGGCGAGTCGTGGCCCGACGACGCCCACCGGTGGACGAACGAGGACGGGACGTTCGATCAGATCGCCTACGTCCTCGACAGCCTGCGGGAGAATCCGCAGTCGCGCAGAATCGTGGTGAACGCGTGGCACCCGGCGAACGCGGCGGTCTCGACGCTTCCACCGTGTCACTACAGCTTCGTGTTCAACGTGCAGGGCGATCATCTGAACGTCCACCTCACCCAGCGGTCGGGCGATATCGCCCTCGGGGTGCCGTTCAACATCGCCTGTTACAGCCTGCTGTGTGAGGCCATCGCCCAGCGCACCGGCTTCGAACCGGGCGAGTTCTCCCACACCGTGGTCGACGCGCACGTCTACTGCGGCGAGGGCGACCGGGGCGCGTGGTACGGCGACAACCTCGACGCCCTCCAGTCCCGACTGGCCGACGCCGAGACAGGCGAGGACTACCTCGCGGTGCGTGACTGGCTGACGGAGACGGCTCCGCCGGAGGAGCGTGACCACTACGACCACGTGCCGGGCCTGCTCGAACAACTCTCGCGTGAACCACGCGAGCGCCCGGAGATCGACATCTCGGACCTTCCCCTGGACGAGTTGACCTTCGACGACTTCCAGTTGCGGGACTACGACCCCGCGCCGGGCATCGAGTTCGCGGTCGCAGAATGA
- a CDS encoding ATPase, translating to MRLLVAGGDRVDAGKTTFSVGLLAHLAEVDHAPVGFKPRAGNDYWFDHDDVQAATGDGRLYGKDATRLAAASAGDVRPEAINPVHRLWRPTPGRQGLLGESDRTFLVDRVTGGGSETDLDTQFVVNGEAESDGDLPDLVKNTLPLADATRVSSIPEFNDLMADRYLPAFERVADRIRATDTAVVESYSDIALPLDDVGFDAVAVVEPTRCRVYAADRYLKACEVARGSARDGQLEERVGAVVEMLDPLARVELPALSGEAQNDPASVAEANREAYHALLDAV from the coding sequence ATGAGACTGCTCGTCGCCGGCGGTGACCGCGTGGACGCCGGCAAGACCACCTTCTCGGTCGGCCTCCTCGCACACCTCGCCGAGGTGGACCACGCCCCGGTCGGTTTCAAACCCCGCGCCGGCAACGACTACTGGTTCGACCACGACGACGTACAGGCCGCCACGGGCGACGGCCGCCTCTACGGGAAGGACGCGACGCGCCTCGCGGCGGCCTCTGCTGGCGACGTCCGACCGGAGGCGATCAACCCGGTTCACCGACTCTGGCGACCGACACCCGGCAGACAGGGGCTGCTCGGCGAGTCGGATCGGACCTTCCTCGTCGACCGGGTGACCGGCGGGGGAAGTGAGACTGACCTCGACACGCAGTTCGTCGTCAACGGCGAGGCGGAGTCGGACGGCGACCTGCCGGACCTGGTAAAGAACACGCTTCCACTGGCCGACGCGACGCGCGTCTCGTCGATCCCCGAGTTCAACGATCTGATGGCCGACCGCTACCTCCCGGCGTTCGAGCGCGTGGCGGACCGGATTCGCGCCACGGACACCGCAGTCGTGGAGTCGTACAGCGACATCGCGCTCCCGCTCGACGACGTGGGCTTCGACGCGGTCGCGGTCGTGGAACCGACGCGCTGTCGGGTGTACGCCGCCGACCGGTATCTGAAAGCCTGCGAGGTCGCACGCGGGAGTGCCCGCGACGGCCAACTGGAGGAACGAGTCGGCGCGGTCGTGGAGATGCTCGATCCCCTCGCCCGCGTCGAGTTGCCCGCGCTGTCCGGCGAGGCACAGAACGATCCGGCGTCGGTCGCTGAGGCGAACCGCGAAGCCTACCACGCACTGCTGGACGCCGTCTGA
- the sod gene encoding superoxide dismutase yields MSYELDPLPYDYDALEPHISEQVLTWHHDTHHQGYVNGWNSAEETLAENRENHEFGSSASAIRSVTHNSSGHILHDLFWQNMSPEGGDEPAGALADRIAEDFGSYEAWKGEFEAAAGNASGWALLVYDTFSNQLRNVVVDKHDQGAIWGGHPILALDVWEHSYYYDYGPARGDFVENFFEVVDWDEPSARYEQAVELFE; encoded by the coding sequence ATGAGCTACGAACTCGACCCACTCCCGTACGACTACGACGCACTCGAACCCCACATCAGCGAGCAGGTTCTCACGTGGCACCACGACACCCACCACCAGGGCTACGTCAACGGCTGGAACTCCGCCGAGGAGACCCTCGCCGAGAACCGCGAGAACCACGAGTTCGGTAGCTCCGCCAGCGCGATCCGCTCCGTCACGCACAACTCCTCGGGGCACATTCTGCACGACCTGTTCTGGCAGAACATGTCTCCGGAGGGCGGCGACGAGCCAGCCGGCGCGCTCGCAGACCGCATCGCGGAGGACTTCGGCTCTTACGAGGCGTGGAAGGGCGAGTTCGAGGCCGCGGCCGGCAACGCGTCCGGCTGGGCGCTCCTCGTCTACGACACCTTCTCGAACCAGCTTCGTAACGTGGTCGTCGACAAGCACGACCAGGGTGCGATCTGGGGCGGTCACCCGATTCTCGCGCTCGACGTGTGGGAACACTCCTACTACTACGACTACGGGCCGGCCCGCGGCGACTTCGTCGAGAACTTCTTCGAGGTCGTCGACTGGGACGAACCGAGTGCCCGCTACGAGCAGGCCGTCGAACTGTTCGAGTAA
- a CDS encoding proteasome assembly chaperone family protein — MFGFGPTSTDFTVSHDSQPSDTLLVGFSQFGLAGLTAVDYLVEHLDLTQQGHITAEGLDPITPFVEGRPRHPIRLYSRDDLNVTVLVCEQFVPASAGATLSEAILDWTADNGVEEIAVLSGVPVPHGPEDHRTYYIATDDYHQRRLAGREIPAMGNGFLSGVNAALVEQGLDSPLGVGLYVTPVHARAPDVDAGIRLLETVNEVYDLGVDTEPLRGFASEVQQYYSELAQRMERTAEEEPEDRMYM; from the coding sequence ATGTTCGGGTTCGGACCCACTTCGACGGACTTCACGGTCTCGCACGACTCACAGCCGAGCGACACGCTCCTCGTCGGCTTCTCGCAGTTCGGCCTCGCGGGGTTGACGGCGGTGGACTACCTCGTGGAGCATCTCGATCTGACCCAGCAGGGGCACATCACCGCCGAGGGGTTGGACCCGATCACGCCCTTCGTGGAGGGACGCCCCCGACATCCGATCCGGCTCTACTCGCGGGACGATCTGAACGTGACGGTGCTGGTCTGCGAGCAGTTCGTCCCGGCCAGCGCGGGTGCGACACTCAGCGAGGCGATCCTCGACTGGACGGCGGACAACGGCGTCGAGGAGATCGCGGTTCTCTCGGGGGTGCCGGTGCCCCACGGTCCCGAGGACCACCGCACCTACTACATCGCCACGGACGACTACCACCAGCGCCGACTCGCGGGGCGAGAGATCCCGGCGATGGGCAACGGGTTCCTCTCGGGTGTGAACGCCGCGCTGGTCGAGCAAGGACTCGACTCCCCGCTGGGTGTCGGTCTCTACGTCACGCCGGTCCACGCGCGAGCGCCGGACGTGGACGCCGGGATTCGGCTTCTGGAGACGGTGAACGAGGTGTACGACCTCGGCGTGGATACCGAGCCACTGCGAGGGTTCGCCAGCGAAGTCCAGCAGTACTACAGCGAACTCGCACAGCGGATGGAGCGCACGGCCGAGGAGGAACCGGAAGACCGGATGTACATGTGA
- a CDS encoding replication factor C large subunit: protein MADWTETYRPTTLSEVRGNDKARDKLKQWAETWDDHREAVVVHGSPGVGKTSAAHALANDMGWETVELNASDQRTADVIEKAAGRAAMNTTLDGSASGGTRSTRQLVVMDEADNIHGNYDRGGAGAITSLVKESEQPIVLIANDYYDMSRGLRNATQEIEFRDVSARSIVPVLRNVCRSEGIEFESDALQRIAEMNSGDLRSAVKDLQAAAEGRDAIRLEHVVTSDRDRSTDLFSFLDVVMKEEGAEESITTAYSVDETPDDLTKWIAENVPKVYDGHELARAYDHLANADRWLGRVMATQNYSYWRYATDNLAGGVAAARDGTKGGWTRFNRPQFWPSKNETRDELVQRIAEREGVSMGTARREMLPFLQTMTHHCKPRELTVLMAAVYELDEAGVSYVTGSGETTNKVQSIVADAEELREAEMQSHAGSAFEGARRTPDEEVEGDDGASSDLLDDADDADDADSGSEDSDDDSQMSFSDFG from the coding sequence ATGGCCGACTGGACGGAGACGTACCGCCCGACGACGCTGTCGGAGGTGCGGGGGAACGACAAGGCCCGCGACAAACTGAAGCAGTGGGCCGAGACGTGGGACGACCACCGGGAGGCGGTCGTCGTTCACGGGAGTCCGGGCGTCGGGAAGACCTCGGCGGCCCACGCGCTGGCGAACGACATGGGCTGGGAGACGGTCGAACTGAACGCCTCGGACCAGCGCACGGCGGACGTCATCGAGAAGGCCGCCGGCCGCGCGGCGATGAACACGACCCTCGACGGGAGCGCCTCGGGCGGCACGCGTTCGACCCGACAACTCGTCGTGATGGACGAGGCTGACAACATCCACGGCAACTACGACCGGGGCGGCGCGGGTGCCATCACGTCGCTGGTGAAAGAGTCCGAACAGCCGATCGTGCTCATCGCCAACGACTACTACGACATGAGCCGCGGCCTCCGGAACGCGACCCAGGAGATCGAGTTCCGCGACGTGTCCGCCCGATCCATCGTCCCGGTCCTGCGGAACGTCTGCCGGAGCGAGGGCATCGAGTTCGAGTCGGACGCCCTCCAGCGCATCGCCGAGATGAACAGCGGCGACCTGCGCTCGGCGGTGAAGGACCTGCAGGCCGCCGCGGAGGGGCGCGACGCGATCCGACTGGAACACGTCGTCACGAGCGACCGGGACCGCTCGACCGACCTCTTCTCCTTCCTCGACGTGGTGATGAAGGAGGAGGGTGCCGAGGAGTCGATCACGACGGCGTACTCGGTGGACGAGACGCCGGACGACCTGACGAAGTGGATCGCCGAGAACGTCCCGAAGGTGTACGACGGGCACGAACTCGCGCGGGCGTACGACCACCTCGCCAACGCCGACCGGTGGCTCGGTCGCGTCATGGCGACGCAGAACTACTCCTACTGGCGCTACGCGACGGACAACCTCGCCGGCGGGGTCGCGGCCGCGCGCGACGGGACGAAAGGTGGCTGGACGCGTTTCAACCGACCGCAGTTCTGGCCGAGCAAGAACGAGACGCGGGACGAACTCGTCCAGCGCATCGCAGAGCGCGAGGGCGTCTCGATGGGGACCGCCCGTCGGGAGATGCTGCCCTTCCTCCAGACGATGACCCACCACTGCAAGCCCCGCGAGTTGACCGTGTTGATGGCGGCGGTCTACGAGTTGGACGAGGCCGGCGTCTCCTACGTCACGGGGAGTGGCGAGACGACGAACAAGGTGCAGTCCATCGTCGCAGACGCCGAGGAACTCCGCGAGGCGGAGATGCAGTCACACGCCGGGAGCGCCTTCGAGGGTGCTCGCCGGACGCCCGACGAAGAGGTGGAGGGAGACGACGGGGCGTCGTCCGACCTGTTGGACGACGCCGACGACGCCGACGACGCCGACAGTGGGAGCGAGGACTCGGACGACGACAGCCAGATGAGTTTCAGCGACTTCGGCTGA
- a CDS encoding cupin domain-containing protein, whose protein sequence is MHHVRVADAEAFLSSADLMKPLGRLLDTTDLAVNYYEVEPDSHLAPFYHAHADQEEVFYVLAGELTFAVGDREGPTEEVVVAADETVRFAPGEFQRGRNDGTETVRVVALGGPKESTDVTRLRDCPDCGSLVEHDLRLSSEQDALLCVCRSCDGLTARIE, encoded by the coding sequence ATGCATCACGTGCGAGTCGCAGACGCCGAGGCGTTTCTGAGCAGTGCAGACCTGATGAAGCCGCTCGGGCGACTGCTCGACACGACCGATCTGGCGGTGAACTACTACGAGGTCGAACCGGACTCACACCTCGCGCCCTTCTACCACGCACACGCCGATCAGGAGGAGGTGTTCTACGTCCTCGCGGGCGAGTTGACCTTCGCGGTCGGCGACCGCGAGGGGCCGACCGAGGAGGTCGTCGTCGCCGCAGACGAGACGGTCAGGTTCGCCCCCGGCGAGTTCCAGCGCGGTCGCAACGACGGGACCGAGACGGTTCGCGTGGTGGCGCTCGGCGGGCCGAAGGAGTCGACCGACGTGACACGCCTCCGGGACTGTCCGGACTGCGGGTCGCTCGTGGAACACGACCTGCGACTGTCGTCGGAGCAGGACGCGCTGTTGTGTGTCTGTCGCTCCTGTGACGGGCTGACAGCGCGGATCGAGTGA
- a CDS encoding MBL fold metallo-hydrolase, producing the protein MIHNIAQGVQAFTSNAFLVSGDRTVLVDTGANFDAVSHVRDDVDELDAVILTHTHEDHVGNVEAVRDAFDVETWGFDTDQPWVENAIADEETVRIGDDDYLALHTPGHKDDHLCFYAESAGILFAGDLIFQNGSFGRTDLAEGDRDLLIQSIDRVLGTVDESLSEMHVGHGPSVIDRPYDDIELASRAARMY; encoded by the coding sequence ATGATCCACAACATCGCACAGGGCGTCCAGGCGTTCACCAGCAACGCCTTCCTCGTCTCGGGCGACCGGACCGTCCTCGTGGACACCGGCGCGAACTTCGACGCCGTCTCGCACGTCCGCGACGACGTAGACGAACTCGACGCGGTGATCCTCACCCACACCCACGAGGACCACGTGGGGAACGTCGAAGCGGTTCGGGACGCGTTCGACGTGGAGACGTGGGGCTTCGACACCGACCAGCCGTGGGTCGAGAATGCCATCGCCGACGAGGAGACGGTCCGGATCGGCGACGACGACTACCTCGCGCTCCACACGCCGGGTCACAAGGACGATCACCTCTGCTTCTACGCCGAGTCCGCGGGCATCCTCTTTGCGGGCGATCTGATCTTCCAGAACGGGAGTTTCGGCCGCACCGACCTCGCAGAGGGCGACCGAGACCTGCTGATCCAGAGCATCGACCGCGTGCTGGGGACGGTCGACGAGTCGCTCTCGGAGATGCACGTCGGTCACGGGCCCAGCGTGATCGACCGCCCCTACGACGACATCGAACTGGCGAGCAGAGCCGCCAGAATGTACTGA